In Bifidobacterium sp. ESL0775, the following are encoded in one genomic region:
- the rpsR gene encoding 30S ribosomal protein S18, with protein MSRKRPKPPVKPFKKKPNPLKAAKITEIDYKDTALLRKFISDRGKIRSRRITGVTIQEQREISRAIKNAREMALLPYATNGR; from the coding sequence ATGTCACGTAAAAGGCCAAAACCACCAGTCAAGCCGTTCAAGAAGAAGCCGAACCCGCTGAAGGCCGCGAAGATCACCGAGATCGATTACAAGGACACCGCGCTGCTGCGCAAGTTCATCTCCGATCGCGGCAAGATCCGTTCGCGTCGCATCACCGGTGTGACCATCCAGGAGCAGCGTGAGATCTCCCGCGCCATCAAGAACGCGCGCGAGATGGCCCTGCTGCCTTACGCCACCAACGGCCGCTGA
- a CDS encoding single-stranded DNA-binding protein, which yields MAGDTSITIVGNLTADPELRTLGSGASVASFTIASTPRTFNRNTNQWEDGNALFMRCSAWRDMADHCAQSLSKGMRVIAQGRLQQRSYTANDGTNRTVVEMTVDEIGPSLRYATAQVQRQSSSNGGFQGGSRNSGGYNGGASNGGGYNAGGNGGYQGGAGYSGGASAQPQQNQQAQAPAADPWGSSANSGDGFSTFGGSSDFGGDSDEPEF from the coding sequence ATGGCAGGGGATACTTCGATTACGATCGTCGGCAATCTGACCGCTGATCCGGAGCTGCGCACTCTCGGCAGCGGGGCGTCGGTCGCGAGTTTCACGATCGCTTCGACGCCGCGGACCTTTAACCGCAACACGAACCAGTGGGAGGACGGCAACGCCCTCTTCATGCGCTGCTCCGCGTGGCGGGATATGGCCGACCATTGCGCGCAGTCCCTTTCCAAGGGCATGCGTGTGATCGCCCAGGGCCGTCTGCAGCAGCGTTCGTACACCGCCAATGACGGTACGAACCGCACGGTCGTGGAGATGACGGTCGACGAGATCGGCCCGTCCCTGCGCTATGCCACCGCCCAGGTGCAGCGCCAGTCCTCCTCCAACGGTGGGTTCCAGGGTGGTTCCCGCAACAGCGGAGGCTATAACGGCGGCGCCAGCAATGGCGGCGGTTATAACGCCGGCGGCAACGGCGGCTACCAAGGCGGCGCAGGCTACTCCGGCGGGGCATCGGCCCAGCCGCAGCAGAACCAGCAAGCCCAGGCTCCCGCAGCCGATCCGTGGGGCAGTTCCGCCAACTCTGGTGATGGGTTCTCGACCTTCGGGGGCAGCTCCGATTTCGGCGGGGATTCCGATGAGCCGGAGTTCTAG
- the rplI gene encoding 50S ribosomal protein L9, whose protein sequence is MAETKVILTKSVSNLGHSGDVVEVKPGYARNYLIPQGLAFAWSKGAASQIEAMKRARLAKSVATREDAVAAKAAIDGTVVELSAKVSESGKLFGGISAMDIASALESKAAVDPKAIKVETIKTTGEFPATVALHPEISANFTVKVVAE, encoded by the coding sequence ATGGCTGAAACTAAGGTTATTCTTACCAAGTCCGTCTCCAACCTCGGTCACTCCGGTGACGTCGTTGAGGTCAAGCCCGGCTACGCACGCAATTACCTCATCCCGCAGGGCCTCGCCTTCGCATGGAGCAAGGGCGCCGCTTCGCAGATCGAAGCGATGAAGCGCGCACGCCTGGCCAAGTCCGTGGCCACCCGTGAGGACGCCGTGGCCGCCAAGGCAGCCATCGACGGCACCGTCGTCGAGCTGAGCGCCAAGGTCTCCGAGTCCGGCAAGCTGTTCGGTGGCATCTCCGCCATGGACATCGCCTCCGCCCTCGAGTCCAAGGCCGCCGTCGATCCGAAGGCGATCAAGGTCGAGACCATCAAGACCACCGGCGAATTCCCCGCCACCGTGGCCCTGCACCCCGAAATCTCCGCGAACTTCACCGTGAAGGTCGTCGCCGAGTAA
- the rpsF gene encoding 30S ribosomal protein S6, which translates to MSAHKYELMFIADPELDERALKKLTDQYMEIVTKEGGSVSDPDIWGRRKLAYEIDGKTEGNYVVVNYSCEPATNDELDRVLNLNESVIRTKILRKDVK; encoded by the coding sequence ATGTCTGCACACAAGTATGAACTCATGTTCATCGCCGATCCGGAGCTTGACGAGCGAGCCCTGAAGAAGCTGACCGATCAGTATATGGAAATCGTCACCAAAGAGGGCGGTTCCGTTTCCGACCCTGATATCTGGGGACGCCGCAAGCTTGCCTATGAGATCGATGGCAAGACCGAAGGCAACTATGTCGTCGTCAACTACAGCTGCGAGCCGGCCACGAACGACGAGCTGGACCGCGTCCTGAACCTGAACGAGTCCGTCATCCGTACGAAGATTCTTCGCAAGGACGTCAAGTAA